One Mercenaria mercenaria strain notata chromosome 12, MADL_Memer_1, whole genome shotgun sequence DNA segment encodes these proteins:
- the LOC123533367 gene encoding coiled-coil domain-containing protein 86-like, with product MELLKNIPKGKPKSGRVWKSEKSRFSEKRLDKTLKTSWAKKMQLKAEKKSIKSFEKQLKEDRNRQLEEKRKRQEENKKRRLENERKNEVVQPIKNTAKIKRMKKKQLRQVQKR from the exons ATGGAACTTTTAAAAAACATACCTAAAGGGAAACCGAAATCTGGTCGGGTTTGGAAATCTGAGAAAAGCAG GTTCTCAGAGAAGCGGTTAGACAAGACACTAAAAACCAGTTGGGCCAAGAAAATGCAGTTAAAGGCCGAGAAGAAGTCAATCAAATCATTTGAAAAGCAACTTAAAGAAGACAGAAATAGGCAGTTAGAG GAGAAGCGCAAGAGGCAAGAAGAAAACAAGAAGAGACGGTTAGAAAATGAACGGAAAAATGAAGTTGTGCAGCCA ATCAAGAATACAGCAAAAATAAAGAGAATGAAAAAGAAGCAGCTGAGACAAGTTCAGAAGAGATGA